A section of the Deinococcus taeanensis genome encodes:
- a CDS encoding carbohydrate ABC transporter permease codes for MKGLSRDRLWSIAVLTPSIILIAVFVYGFIARSVYVSMTDWGNDPAQALALNPIIRFTGLANYQDLFTGFLQGRFRQELISTIFFTLFFILGCLGLGLGLALILDRNPRGEGLWRTIFLFPMSLSFIVTGTIWRWMLQPQGGVNQVTTLFGAPPSTFAWLSSTDSIWKFDWNKLPLLTASVVGVVLIVLAVRAARNGERTRTLVAGACAALLLGWALLIGPNLKLLPAPEFHGFNLALIGIIIAAVWQMSGYTMALYLAGLRGIPEELREAAKVDGANDIGMYQHVIFPLLAPITLSAMIVLGHISLKIFDLVYAMAGPDNVNTSVPALNMYLTSFRQNQFALGAAIGTILLILVAFVIVPYLTSQFRTEEGKA; via the coding sequence ATGAAAGGCCTGAGTCGAGACCGCCTGTGGTCCATCGCCGTTCTGACGCCCAGTATCATTCTGATCGCGGTGTTCGTGTACGGTTTCATCGCGCGCAGTGTGTACGTCAGCATGACGGACTGGGGCAACGACCCTGCCCAGGCCCTGGCCCTGAATCCGATCATCCGGTTCACCGGCCTGGCCAACTACCAGGACCTGTTCACCGGCTTCCTGCAGGGCCGTTTCCGGCAGGAACTGATCAGCACCATCTTCTTCACGCTGTTCTTCATCCTCGGCTGCCTGGGCCTGGGGCTGGGCCTCGCCCTGATCCTGGACCGCAACCCCCGCGGTGAAGGCCTGTGGCGCACCATCTTCCTGTTCCCCATGAGCCTGTCCTTCATCGTGACCGGCACCATCTGGCGCTGGATGCTGCAACCCCAGGGCGGCGTGAATCAGGTGACCACCCTGTTCGGCGCGCCGCCCAGCACCTTCGCGTGGCTGAGCAGCACCGACTCCATCTGGAAGTTCGACTGGAACAAACTGCCGCTCCTGACCGCCAGCGTCGTCGGCGTGGTCCTGATCGTCCTCGCGGTGCGCGCCGCACGCAACGGCGAGCGCACCCGCACCCTGGTGGCGGGCGCGTGCGCCGCGCTGCTGCTCGGCTGGGCCCTGCTGATCGGCCCGAACCTGAAACTCCTGCCGGCGCCTGAATTTCACGGCTTCAACCTTGCCCTGATCGGCATCATCATCGCCGCCGTGTGGCAGATGAGCGGCTACACCATGGCGCTGTACCTCGCCGGACTGCGCGGCATTCCCGAAGAGCTCCGCGAGGCCGCCAAGGTCGACGGTGCCAACGACATCGGCATGTACCAGCACGTGATCTTCCCGCTGCTGGCTCCCATCACCCTGTCCGCCATGATCGTTCTGGGGCACATCAGCCTCAAGATCTTCGACCTGGTGTACGCCATGGCCGGCCCGGACAACGTGAATACCAGCGTCCCGGCGCTGAACATGTACCTCACCAGCTTCCGCCAGAACCAGTTCGCGCTGGGCGCCGCGATCGGCACGATCCTGCTGATCCTGGTGGCCTTCGTGATCGTGCCGTACCTCACGTCCCAGTTCCGCACCGAGGAGGGTAAAGCGTGA
- a CDS encoding replication-associated recombination protein A produces MTLFDPPAPLAERLRPRTVAEVVGQTHLLGPGRPLTRVLQSGRLGSLILWGPPGVGKTTLARLLAGEVGAHFIALSAVSAGVKDVREAVTEAERLRARGQKTILFLDEIHRFNKAQQDALLPHVESGLLTLIGATTENPSFEVNPALRSRARTLVLEALTPGDIRSLLERALTDERGLGGVTAQAGALDLLARLAEGDARRALSTLEVAATLANPVTPDAITEAFGRHLPQMDKNGEDFYNLISALHKSVRGSHVDAALYWLARMIEGGADPMYVARRVVRMAAEDIGLADPQALRLTIAARDTVEFLGSPEGDLALAQAIVYLTLAPKSNSVYVAWKNALNAVRSGESLPIPLHLRNAPTGLMRQQGYGQGYAYYFDDPAGSFQQAYLPDHVQLDLYAPTGEGWEARIAERWRKLRQAHGAGNTPEERGAQAESTQERKVDESGADH; encoded by the coding sequence GTGACGCTGTTCGACCCGCCCGCCCCGCTGGCCGAAAGACTCCGGCCCCGCACCGTTGCGGAGGTCGTGGGCCAGACGCACCTGCTCGGCCCCGGCCGGCCCCTCACGCGCGTGCTGCAAAGCGGCCGCCTGGGCAGCCTGATCCTCTGGGGGCCGCCCGGCGTCGGCAAAACCACCCTCGCCCGGCTGCTGGCCGGTGAGGTCGGCGCGCACTTCATCGCGCTATCAGCCGTGAGTGCCGGCGTAAAGGACGTCCGCGAAGCCGTCACGGAAGCGGAACGCCTCCGCGCGCGCGGTCAGAAAACCATCCTGTTCCTCGACGAAATCCACCGTTTCAACAAGGCCCAGCAGGACGCCCTGCTGCCCCACGTGGAATCCGGTCTGCTGACCCTGATCGGCGCCACCACCGAGAACCCCAGCTTCGAGGTGAACCCCGCGCTGCGCTCCCGCGCACGCACCCTGGTCCTGGAGGCCCTCACGCCCGGCGACATCCGCAGCCTGCTCGAGCGGGCCCTGACCGACGAACGCGGCCTGGGCGGCGTCACCGCTCAGGCCGGCGCTCTCGACCTGCTCGCCCGGCTTGCCGAAGGGGACGCCCGGCGCGCCCTGAGCACCCTGGAAGTCGCCGCCACCCTCGCCAACCCCGTCACGCCCGACGCCATCACCGAAGCGTTCGGCCGGCACCTGCCGCAGATGGACAAGAACGGCGAGGACTTCTACAACCTGATCTCCGCACTGCACAAGAGCGTGCGCGGCAGTCACGTGGACGCCGCCCTGTACTGGCTGGCCCGCATGATCGAAGGCGGCGCTGACCCGATGTACGTCGCCCGGCGCGTGGTCCGCATGGCCGCCGAGGACATCGGTCTCGCCGACCCGCAGGCCCTGCGGCTCACCATCGCCGCGCGTGACACCGTCGAATTCCTCGGCAGTCCTGAAGGTGACCTCGCCCTGGCGCAGGCCATCGTGTACCTCACCCTGGCGCCCAAAAGCAACAGCGTGTACGTCGCCTGGAAAAACGCCCTGAACGCCGTGCGGAGCGGCGAGAGCCTCCCCATCCCCCTGCACCTGCGCAACGCTCCCACCGGCCTGATGCGGCAACAGGGCTACGGCCAGGGGTACGCCTACTACTTCGACGACCCTGCGGGCAGTTTCCAGCAGGCGTACCTGCCCGATCACGTGCAGCTCGACCTGTACGCCCCCACCGGCGAAGGCTGGGAGGCCCGCATCGCCGAACGGTGGCGCAAACTCAGACAGGCCCACGGCGCAGGGAACACGCCAGAAGAGAGGGGCGCACAAGCGGAGAGCACACAGGAGAGAAAGGTGGACGAAAGCGGCGCCGACCACTGA
- a CDS encoding ABC transporter substrate-binding protein, producing the protein MKKALLLAAALAVTTSASAAGKLEIFSWWSGDEGPALEALVKLYKQKYPSVNVDNATVSGGAGTNAKAVLKTRMLGGTPPDSFQAHAGQELIGTWVVAGRMEDLSSLFKSEGWDKVFPKDLVKLISTNGKPWSVPVNVHRSNVMWYNPAKLKTWGVTVPKTWPEFIKTCATLKGKGVAAPLVVGENWTQQHLWESVMIGTLGAQGWENLWSGKLKFSDPRVVGAFTTFGQVMDCANKDASGLSWQQASDRIIDGTSAFNIMGDWAAGYFTTTKKLTPNAGFGWAAAPGTTKTFVMLADSFGLPKGAKDRAEALNWLKVLGSKAGQDAFNPLKGSIAARTDSDLSKYNTYSKSAAADWKSNKIVGSMVHGAVAPESFTSAFGAVIDQFVSSKNAQGAAAAAQQLAVRAGISK; encoded by the coding sequence ATGAAAAAAGCACTGTTGCTCGCCGCCGCCCTCGCCGTCACCACCAGCGCCTCTGCCGCTGGAAAACTGGAGATCTTCTCCTGGTGGTCCGGTGACGAAGGTCCCGCCCTCGAAGCGCTCGTCAAGCTGTACAAGCAGAAGTACCCCTCGGTGAACGTGGACAACGCCACCGTGTCCGGCGGCGCCGGCACCAACGCCAAAGCCGTGCTGAAAACCCGCATGCTGGGCGGCACCCCGCCCGACTCCTTCCAGGCGCACGCCGGTCAGGAACTCATCGGCACCTGGGTCGTCGCCGGGCGCATGGAGGACCTCAGCAGCCTGTTCAAGAGCGAAGGCTGGGACAAGGTCTTTCCCAAGGACCTCGTCAAGCTGATCAGCACCAACGGCAAGCCCTGGAGCGTGCCCGTCAACGTGCACCGCAGCAACGTCATGTGGTACAACCCCGCCAAGCTCAAGACCTGGGGCGTCACCGTGCCCAAAACCTGGCCTGAATTCATCAAGACCTGCGCCACCCTGAAAGGCAAGGGCGTCGCCGCGCCCCTCGTCGTGGGCGAGAACTGGACCCAGCAGCACCTCTGGGAGAGCGTCATGATCGGCACCCTCGGCGCCCAGGGCTGGGAAAACCTGTGGTCCGGCAAGCTGAAGTTCAGCGACCCCCGAGTGGTCGGGGCGTTCACCACCTTCGGGCAGGTCATGGACTGCGCCAACAAGGACGCCAGCGGCCTGAGCTGGCAGCAGGCCAGTGACCGCATCATCGACGGCACCAGCGCTTTCAACATCATGGGTGACTGGGCCGCCGGCTACTTCACCACCACCAAGAAACTCACCCCCAACGCCGGCTTCGGCTGGGCCGCCGCTCCCGGCACCACCAAGACCTTCGTGATGCTCGCCGACTCCTTCGGCCTGCCCAAGGGCGCCAAGGACCGCGCCGAGGCCCTCAACTGGCTCAAGGTGCTGGGCAGCAAGGCCGGTCAGGACGCCTTCAACCCCCTCAAGGGCTCCATCGCCGCGCGGACTGACAGCGACCTGAGCAAGTACAACACGTACAGCAAGAGCGCCGCCGCCGACTGGAAGAGCAACAAGATTGTGGGCTCCATGGTGCACGGCGCCGTTGCCCCCGAAAGCTTCACCAGCGCCTTCGGCGCCGTGATCGACCAGTTCGTGTCCAGCAAGAACGCGCAGGGCGCCGCCGCCGCCGCGCAGCAGCTGGCCGTCCGCGCTGGCATCAGCAAGTAA
- a CDS encoding endonuclease MutS2 — translation MSFDARALSALDFPRVLAALAERSATSLGVERARALRPSDDAGRIARELDEVEDALFGVSLSLGGIQDIRELHARAGEGRVLAGQELLTAAYSLDGAMTVKRAITANSRGPLRELAQDLGDHSELVRRVLSALDRDGGVRDEASPRLRDLRKRIDPLRGRIRERLAATLDKWADVLQEHIVTIRRDRYVLPVQASRVGQVQGIIVDASATGQTYFVEPAAVTQLNNELTRLILDEEAEVRRILTELSGLLASDAAVPVTLAAIGELDLIAAKARLARDWRLNRPEQVNDGSYDLREVRHPLIENPVANDLALGETKLLLITGPNMGGKTATIKTLGLAVLMHQCGMYVAAASARLPVVRDVLVDIGDEQSIEASLSTFASHLKHLRYVLRHAAPDTLVLVDELGSGTDPNEGAALAQALIECLLTQDARGVITSHLSPLKLFALETPGLKNASMGFDVNTLAPTYALQVGQPGRSFALAIAQRMGLPAGVLKRAEDLLGPDAGLMERMLEGLERERAELRAQLDATAAARRDAEAELGRVRHERETLEVRRNEMLAEAAQKAESLYADAVERVRTLRARAQEDSARPRVMQELRELRAAAQKARPAPVVREDRGDPIRVGSRVDVPAYNAAGQVLELRGDDLVVQLGVMKVGVKRRDVRLKQDPKVEAPRTRGPRFTGTTATTFQNELQLRGMGVEEAVEELRTAILEAHALKESPLRVVHGKGQGVLRRLLREYLKTDRKVESFHDAEANQGGHGVTIVNIRR, via the coding sequence ATGTCCTTTGATGCCCGCGCCCTGTCTGCCCTGGATTTCCCCCGCGTTCTCGCTGCTCTGGCCGAGCGGAGCGCCACGTCGCTGGGTGTGGAGCGCGCGCGGGCACTGCGGCCGTCGGATGACGCCGGGCGGATCGCGCGCGAACTCGATGAGGTGGAAGACGCGCTGTTCGGCGTGAGCCTCAGCCTGGGCGGCATTCAGGACATCCGGGAACTGCACGCCCGGGCGGGCGAGGGGCGGGTGCTGGCCGGACAGGAACTGCTCACCGCGGCGTACTCGCTGGACGGCGCCATGACCGTGAAGCGCGCCATCACCGCGAACTCGCGCGGACCGCTGCGCGAGCTCGCGCAGGATCTCGGGGATCACAGTGAACTGGTGCGCCGGGTGCTGTCCGCGCTGGACCGGGACGGCGGCGTGCGGGATGAAGCCAGCCCGCGCCTGCGTGACCTGCGCAAGCGCATCGACCCGCTGCGCGGCCGCATCCGGGAGCGGCTGGCCGCCACGCTGGACAAGTGGGCCGACGTCCTGCAGGAGCACATCGTCACCATCCGCCGCGACCGGTACGTGCTGCCGGTGCAGGCCAGCCGGGTGGGTCAGGTGCAGGGCATCATTGTGGACGCCAGCGCCACCGGACAGACGTACTTCGTGGAGCCCGCCGCCGTGACGCAGCTGAACAACGAGCTGACCCGCCTGATCCTGGATGAGGAGGCCGAAGTCCGGCGGATTCTGACTGAACTGTCCGGCCTGCTCGCCTCGGACGCCGCGGTCCCCGTGACGCTCGCGGCGATCGGCGAACTGGACCTGATCGCCGCCAAGGCCCGACTGGCGCGGGACTGGCGCCTGAACCGCCCTGAGCAGGTCAATGACGGCTCGTACGACCTGCGCGAGGTGCGCCACCCACTGATCGAGAATCCGGTCGCCAATGACCTCGCTCTGGGTGAAACGAAGCTGCTGCTCATCACCGGCCCGAACATGGGCGGGAAAACCGCGACCATCAAGACGCTGGGCCTGGCGGTCCTGATGCACCAGTGCGGCATGTACGTCGCGGCTGCCAGCGCGCGCCTGCCGGTGGTGCGGGACGTGCTGGTGGACATCGGCGATGAGCAGAGTATCGAGGCGAGCCTCTCCACCTTTGCCAGCCACCTCAAGCACCTGCGGTACGTGCTGCGCCACGCGGCGCCCGACACGCTGGTGCTCGTGGACGAGCTGGGTTCAGGCACCGACCCGAACGAGGGCGCGGCACTGGCCCAGGCGCTGATCGAGTGCCTGCTCACGCAGGACGCGCGCGGCGTGATCACCTCGCACCTCTCGCCCCTGAAGCTGTTCGCCCTGGAAACCCCCGGCCTGAAAAACGCCAGCATGGGTTTCGACGTGAACACGCTTGCCCCCACGTACGCCCTGCAGGTGGGGCAGCCGGGCCGGTCGTTCGCGCTGGCAATCGCCCAGCGCATGGGCCTGCCTGCCGGCGTCCTGAAGCGCGCCGAGGACCTGCTGGGTCCCGACGCGGGCCTGATGGAACGCATGCTTGAGGGCCTGGAACGCGAACGGGCCGAGCTGCGCGCGCAGCTGGACGCCACCGCCGCCGCCCGCCGTGACGCGGAAGCCGAACTGGGCCGCGTACGCCACGAACGCGAAACCCTGGAAGTGCGCCGCAACGAGATGCTCGCAGAGGCCGCGCAGAAGGCCGAGTCGCTGTACGCCGACGCTGTTGAACGGGTCCGCACGCTGCGCGCCCGCGCGCAGGAGGACAGCGCCCGCCCGCGCGTCATGCAGGAACTCCGCGAACTGCGCGCCGCGGCGCAGAAAGCCCGCCCGGCCCCCGTGGTCCGTGAGGACCGCGGCGATCCGATCCGCGTGGGCAGCCGCGTGGACGTCCCCGCGTACAACGCCGCCGGGCAGGTGCTGGAACTGCGCGGTGATGACCTCGTGGTGCAGCTGGGCGTCATGAAGGTCGGCGTTAAACGCCGCGACGTGCGGCTCAAGCAGGACCCGAAGGTCGAGGCCCCCAGGACCCGCGGGCCGCGTTTCACCGGCACGACCGCCACCACCTTCCAGAACGAACTGCAACTGCGGGGCATGGGCGTCGAGGAGGCGGTGGAGGAACTGCGGACCGCCATCCTCGAAGCGCACGCCCTGAAAGAAAGTCCTCTGCGAGTCGTCCACGGCAAGGGACAGGGGGTGCTGCGCCGGCTCCTGCGCGAGTACCTGAAAACAGACCGCAAGGTTGAGTCCTTTCATGACGCTGAAGCGAACCAGGGCGGGCACGGCGTGACCATCGTGAACATCCGCCGCTGA
- a CDS encoding MFS transporter: MSGVSSPSGVPQPRLSGPLLAVGSAAFFTLGVLQAMYGPAFPLFQARFGVSTAVVGVIASAHFLGSAVAPPLVGLALRRMSVRAGVSWSLLLLALGVLGVTAAPAWSVAVLCAFLGGLGFGGVSACLNAAYASVGARAVNLVNAVFGVGSMLSPLIVSGLGGGSGAEGGLAGPFLTVVALCGVSFVVGRVWGVPGIAAAPAGAGPARPGVQAALFAGLVICYVGMEAGYGAWTARYLTELGVPGAAVILSAFWAALTVGRVLTGMFAGRLAPHRVVVWCAAALVMCAGAARVPALAPGAVVLAGLALAPVFGTTLAWLSRALSARLVPVLLVAGSVGGVVAPALLGALFARWGAPAIPSGLLVLAVLMGVFTLLVRRGERAA; this comes from the coding sequence GTGAGTGGTGTCTCGTCTCCTTCCGGTGTTCCGCAGCCGCGGCTGTCAGGGCCGCTGCTTGCGGTGGGCAGCGCGGCGTTTTTTACGCTGGGTGTGCTGCAGGCCATGTACGGTCCGGCGTTTCCGCTGTTTCAGGCGCGGTTCGGGGTCAGTACGGCGGTGGTGGGCGTGATTGCCAGCGCGCACTTTCTGGGGTCGGCGGTGGCGCCGCCACTGGTGGGTCTGGCGCTGCGGCGCATGAGTGTGCGCGCCGGCGTGTCCTGGAGTCTGCTGTTGCTGGCCCTTGGGGTGCTGGGCGTGACGGCTGCGCCGGCTTGGTCCGTCGCGGTGCTGTGTGCGTTCCTGGGGGGGCTGGGGTTCGGGGGGGTGAGTGCGTGCCTGAATGCGGCGTACGCGAGCGTGGGGGCGCGGGCCGTGAACCTCGTGAACGCGGTGTTCGGAGTGGGCAGCATGCTCTCGCCGCTGATCGTGTCCGGGCTGGGCGGGGGAAGTGGCGCTGAGGGTGGGCTGGCCGGGCCGTTTCTGACGGTGGTGGCCTTGTGCGGCGTGTCGTTCGTGGTGGGGCGGGTCTGGGGCGTGCCGGGCATTGCGGCCGCGCCGGCCGGTGCGGGGCCGGCGCGGCCGGGGGTGCAGGCGGCGCTGTTTGCAGGGCTGGTCATCTGTTACGTGGGCATGGAGGCCGGCTACGGCGCGTGGACGGCGCGGTACCTGACGGAGCTGGGGGTGCCGGGCGCGGCCGTGATCCTGAGTGCGTTCTGGGCGGCGCTCACGGTGGGGCGGGTACTGACGGGCATGTTTGCCGGCCGCCTGGCGCCGCACCGGGTGGTGGTGTGGTGCGCGGCGGCGCTGGTGATGTGTGCCGGAGCGGCGCGTGTGCCGGCCCTGGCGCCGGGCGCGGTGGTGCTGGCGGGGCTGGCCCTGGCGCCGGTGTTCGGGACGACGCTGGCGTGGCTGTCGCGGGCGCTGTCGGCGCGCCTGGTGCCGGTGCTGCTGGTGGCCGGGTCGGTGGGCGGCGTGGTGGCGCCGGCGTTGCTGGGGGCGTTGTTCGCGCGGTGGGGCGCGCCGGCCATTCCGTCGGGGCTGCTGGTGCTGGCGGTGCTGATGGGGGTGTTCACGCTGCTGGTGCGGCGCGGGGAGCGGGCCGCCTAG
- the lysS gene encoding lysine--tRNA ligase, whose protein sequence is MSDGFPSPRREGLHEQTVSRLNNLDAQVAAGFEAYPYTYPRTHYARDVLAAHPANAEGQLDPGQEWPEEEYALAGRVTLMRHMGKAAFADLNDEFGKIQLHFSRQETENFDPTKKIDLGDIIGVRGVPFVTRTGQLTLRVTSWQPLVKSLHPLPSKFHGLQDEELRARRRYVDLMINPESREVYRTRSRMLRFIRNFLDSRDFMEVEGPTLQVVPGGTEAKPFKTFHNALSHEFSLRISLELYLKRLLVGGFERVYEIGRNYRNEGVDRTHNPEFTMLEAYFAYGDYNDMMRLVEQLLHDLVVELKGEPKLTYQGRELDFSLPFRRLDFVTTLREQAGLDFDPLDLVKLRAWSDERHPELRKVPDYKLLDKLSGEYVEPLLHNPTFLTDMPLAISPLVKVHRERAGLAERADLFVAGFELAPIYSELNDALDQRARFEAQTARREAGDDEAHEQDEDFLMALEYGMPPTAGMGMGMDRLAMLMTDRDSIRDVLLFPLLRPEGTAGPGEEEGAAEVTG, encoded by the coding sequence ATGTCTGATGGTTTCCCCTCCCCGCGCCGCGAGGGTCTGCACGAGCAGACCGTCAGCCGCCTGAACAACCTGGATGCCCAGGTCGCGGCTGGTTTCGAGGCCTACCCGTACACCTACCCGCGCACCCACTACGCCCGTGACGTGCTGGCCGCGCACCCGGCCAACGCGGAGGGGCAGCTGGATCCCGGTCAGGAGTGGCCGGAGGAGGAGTACGCCCTGGCAGGCCGCGTGACCCTGATGCGGCACATGGGCAAGGCGGCGTTCGCGGACCTGAACGATGAGTTCGGGAAGATCCAGCTGCACTTCTCCAGGCAGGAGACCGAGAATTTCGATCCCACGAAAAAGATTGATCTGGGCGACATTATCGGCGTGCGGGGCGTGCCGTTCGTCACGCGCACCGGTCAGCTGACGCTGCGGGTGACGTCCTGGCAGCCGCTCGTCAAGAGTCTGCATCCGCTGCCCAGCAAGTTCCACGGCCTGCAGGACGAGGAGCTGCGTGCCCGGCGCCGGTACGTGGACCTGATGATCAACCCGGAGAGCCGTGAGGTGTACCGCACGCGCTCGCGGATGCTGCGGTTCATCCGGAATTTCCTGGACAGCCGCGACTTCATGGAGGTCGAAGGGCCGACCCTGCAGGTTGTGCCTGGAGGCACGGAAGCCAAACCGTTCAAAACGTTCCATAACGCGCTGTCGCACGAGTTCAGCCTGCGCATCAGTCTGGAACTGTACCTCAAGCGGCTGCTGGTGGGCGGCTTCGAGCGGGTGTACGAAATCGGGCGCAACTACCGCAACGAGGGCGTCGACCGGACGCACAACCCGGAATTCACGATGCTGGAGGCGTACTTCGCGTACGGGGACTACAACGACATGATGCGGCTCGTGGAGCAGCTGCTGCATGATCTCGTGGTGGAACTCAAGGGGGAGCCGAAACTGACGTACCAGGGCCGCGAACTGGATTTCTCGCTGCCGTTCCGGCGCCTGGATTTCGTGACGACCCTCAGGGAGCAGGCGGGCCTGGACTTTGACCCGCTGGACCTGGTGAAACTGCGTGCCTGGAGTGATGAGCGCCACCCGGAACTGCGGAAGGTGCCGGATTACAAGCTGCTGGACAAACTCAGTGGTGAGTACGTGGAGCCGCTGCTGCACAATCCGACCTTCCTGACGGACATGCCGCTGGCGATCAGTCCGCTGGTGAAGGTGCACCGTGAGCGTGCGGGCCTGGCGGAGCGTGCCGATCTGTTCGTGGCGGGCTTTGAGCTGGCGCCCATCTACTCGGAGCTGAATGACGCGCTGGATCAGCGGGCGCGGTTTGAGGCGCAGACGGCGCGCCGCGAGGCGGGGGACGACGAGGCGCACGAGCAGGACGAGGATTTCCTCATGGCCCTGGAGTACGGCATGCCGCCCACGGCGGGGATGGGGATGGGCATGGACCGCCTCGCCATGCTGATGACGGACCGGGATTCCATCCGGGACGTGCTGCTGTTTCCGCTGTTGCGGCCGGAAGGCACGGCCGGACCGGGCGAGGAGGAGGGCGCGGCCGAAGTCACGGGCTGA
- a CDS encoding GreA/GreB family elongation factor, translating to MAQATRQVKLTREGFDRLQKTLDQEMKRLAEATRILQEQMETNSDTEDTGLEDAKREKMNIEARIEELEDTLARATVIEDHENEGRVELGAIVVLSNEATKKDMKVQVVSAAEATVTGGSLPRVSEDSPVGKELMGRRKGETFVVNLDNGKQMKYKVRSIEY from the coding sequence GTGGCACAGGCGACCAGACAGGTGAAACTCACGCGCGAAGGGTTCGACCGGCTTCAGAAGACGCTGGATCAGGAGATGAAGCGCCTGGCGGAAGCGACCCGCATTCTGCAGGAGCAGATGGAAACGAATTCCGACACCGAGGACACGGGGCTGGAAGACGCCAAGCGCGAGAAGATGAACATCGAGGCGCGCATCGAGGAGCTGGAAGACACCCTGGCGCGCGCCACAGTTATTGAGGACCACGAGAATGAAGGGCGCGTGGAGCTGGGTGCGATCGTGGTGTTGTCCAACGAGGCCACCAAGAAGGACATGAAGGTGCAGGTCGTGAGTGCCGCCGAGGCCACCGTGACCGGCGGGAGCCTGCCGCGGGTCAGTGAGGACAGCCCGGTGGGGAAAGAACTCATGGGCCGCCGGAAAGGGGAGACGTTCGTGGTGAACCTCGACAACGGCAAGCAGATGAAGTACAAGGTCAGGAGCATCGAGTACTGA
- a CDS encoding ROK family transcriptional regulator has protein sequence MLHAEHHTPDTLDLAAIRARHTLLLLGLLWDRDLARVDIARELGLSRSAISSIVTELISVGLVQEVGTRGSGGVGRRATMLNLNTRAATLLAIDLGASHARVDVLDLHCRTLASQTVPHDIMRGPHLTYALLRDLSAQVMQEAGVQPAHVALVGIGVPGPVDHDTGRVVQPPNMPGWDGENIREALQGQLNLEVLVDNDANLGALAEARFGAHRGIQDLIYVKAATGIGAGVLLGGRLHRGMRGGAGEIGHISINEQGPVGRSGNPGSLESYAAAQVLVNHARTLRRQGLPSALPDPITLEALLAHASTDPLARAVWEEAGHHLGVAISTTLNLFNPAAVVIGGRLSQAGDVLLRAVRTSAQSRTMRINADRTRIDLGTLGRDAGVLGAGAMMLDSLFTPRGLPHLYGIARMNQNARDIAASRAPPPAAHATPPLQIPTVSHGGTP, from the coding sequence ATGCTGCACGCCGAACACCACACCCCGGACACCCTGGACCTCGCGGCCATCCGCGCGCGGCACACCCTGCTGCTGCTCGGCCTGCTGTGGGACCGGGATCTGGCCCGCGTGGATATCGCCCGTGAACTCGGCCTGTCACGCAGCGCCATCAGCTCCATCGTCACCGAACTGATCAGCGTTGGCCTCGTGCAGGAAGTCGGCACGCGCGGCAGCGGCGGCGTCGGCCGGCGCGCCACCATGCTCAACCTCAACACCCGCGCCGCCACACTGCTCGCCATCGACCTCGGGGCCAGCCACGCCCGCGTGGACGTCCTGGACCTGCACTGCCGCACGCTCGCCAGCCAGACCGTTCCGCACGACATCATGCGCGGCCCGCACCTCACCTACGCCCTGCTACGCGACCTCAGCGCCCAGGTGATGCAGGAAGCGGGCGTGCAGCCCGCCCACGTTGCCCTGGTCGGCATTGGCGTACCCGGCCCCGTGGACCACGACACCGGCCGCGTCGTGCAGCCCCCCAACATGCCCGGCTGGGACGGTGAGAACATCCGCGAAGCCCTGCAGGGTCAGCTGAACCTGGAAGTGCTCGTGGACAACGACGCCAACCTGGGCGCCCTGGCTGAAGCCCGCTTCGGCGCCCACCGCGGCATTCAGGACCTCATCTACGTGAAAGCCGCCACCGGTATCGGCGCCGGCGTCCTGCTCGGCGGGCGCCTGCACCGCGGCATGCGCGGCGGCGCAGGAGAGATTGGGCACATCAGCATCAACGAGCAGGGCCCCGTGGGCCGCAGCGGCAACCCCGGCAGCCTGGAAAGCTACGCGGCCGCGCAGGTGCTCGTGAACCACGCCCGCACCCTGCGGCGTCAGGGCCTTCCCAGCGCGCTGCCAGACCCCATTACCCTGGAGGCCCTGCTGGCCCACGCCAGCACCGACCCACTGGCACGCGCCGTGTGGGAGGAAGCCGGGCACCACCTGGGCGTGGCCATCAGTACCACCCTGAACCTGTTCAACCCGGCCGCCGTGGTCATCGGCGGGCGCCTCTCGCAGGCGGGCGACGTGCTGCTGCGCGCCGTGCGCACCAGCGCTCAGAGCCGCACCATGCGCATCAATGCCGACCGCACCCGCATCGACCTGGGCACCCTGGGCCGCGACGCCGGCGTGCTGGGCGCCGGCGCCATGATGCTCGACTCCCTCTTCACACCACGGGGCCTGCCGCACCTGTACGGCATTGCCCGCATGAATCAGAACGCCCGTGACATCGCGGCCAGCCGCGCTCCTCCCCCTGCGGCCCACGCCACCCCGCCCCTACAGATCCCCACTGTTTCTCACGGAGGAACCCCATGA